TGatgatgcatattttttttcaaaagaaacaTTCAAGTATTGCATGCAAACAGCAGAGGTTCTTCAACTAGATGGAATTAAGGAGGGATGGAAAAATCTGATGCCTGAGATCGTTCCTATAGATCTAGGTATGAATGATCTTGTTGAGCTTCGTTTGCGTTGTATTTCACAGTTACAGTGTCTCATTGACACTATTGGTTCTCAAGTACCAAAAGTATTGTTGAAGTTGGTTGTACTAGAACTGAATAGAATGGAAAATTTGAAAGAACTATTCAATGGTTCCCTTTCTTTCGACTCTTTGAAGAATTTAGAGAAGCTATTGATAAAGGATTgtcaaaattttcaaagtttGTTCAATTGCAAGCTAAATCTCTGCAATCTAAAGACTGTGACACTCCAGAAATGTCCAATGTTGGTTTCCTTATTTCCACTGTCAACTTTTCGGAACCTGGTGCTGCTAGAGAAATTGCATATAGTTGATTGTGAAGGActgaaaaacataataaaagatGAAAGAAGAGAGGAGGAATCAATAGAAGAAATAAATGAAAGTGATAATGATAACAAGAGTTATGGCTCAATGTTTCCAAAATTAAAAGTTCTTCATATTGAGGGATGTCACCGATTAGAATCAGTACTTCCCATCCTCTCTTGTCAAGACCTTCAGGTACTAGAAAGTATTAGAATAATAAGATGTGATGAGCTGAAATACATATTTGGAAAATACCAACATGTTCAACTCGGTTCACTAAAACAAATACAGCTTTGTCAATTACCAAATTTCAAggatatttttccaaaatattcTCATTCCATCTCTTCGCTCTTGAACGAGCCATCTTCCACTTCTAGAGATGGTTTCAAGGCACAAATACAATTGGAACCTATCAAAtgcaatatattttcttggagtTGTGTATGTTGTCATGGTCATGCGACTAAATATCGACACAAACTTGGAAGTGTGTCAACTACTAGAATCCCATTGGCTTATGAGGATCAACTGCAGGACAACTCAACAACATCAGTAACACTCTCAcctttttatgttatattctaATACGTTCTCTTTTTAATGTGTATCTTTTATCTCCTACTGATAGCATTTATGCATAATAAACATCCCAAACTTAAAGATTTTTATCTCCTGGAATCCCATTGGCTTATGTGTATCTTTTTATCTTCAAAAAGCTCGatgcacaaaattaattttatataatgtaAACCTATATCTAGGACTTATAGAAGagaaatgttatatatttgcatTTCCATAACTTGTATGCACGCTTCATTAATGTTAGGGTTGATATTTAGTTCATTTATGTTGCGATTACATTACAGGTATCGCATTCACGGTGTCTTCAAATATGGGAACGTGTTCAATGTCTTCCAGTACAACCGCATATCATGTGCAATATTAAAGAGATTACATTGTCTCATTTTTTGAAGATAAAATCAGTGTTTACGCTGTCTATTGCTCCAAGAATGTTGGTGGAAACTTTGAGTATTAGGAACTGTCATGAATTGAAGCACATATTAGTAGACATTGGAGATCATGACAGTGGTGGAAATAATTGGGGCGATGTCTTCCCAAAATTGAAAAGTGTCTATGTTGAAGATTGCATGCAGTTGGAATACATAGTTGGACAATACAGTGAAAACCATCAAAACCACACTGagattcaccttcatcttcCGGCATTGCAATGTCTCAATCTTTGCAATCTGCCAAGTTTAGTCGCCATGTGTCCCAAACAATATTGCACAACATTTCCACCTTTGAAAGAACTTGAACTCAAAAAATGCTACCAGATTGCTATCAAATCTATTGGTGAATTCATTATTCATTCAATTTCAGAATCCCTGGACAATATAAACATGAAGGTATCCCTCTTTCCATATATCTTTGTTTTTTGCCAAAACAATCAATGATTTCAATCTtactcaaaaaaatttattggatTGCAATTGATTATTTACTTACATGTAGGAATTGACTGGGAGCGTGGAGCATTTTAGTGCTTTGGAAAGTCTCATGGTATATAACTCAAAAgcagaaaatatattttgtctCAATGAAATAGATGGACAACAAATAAACTTAAGGTTGCAAAGAATTGGGTTATATGATCTGCATGATATGATGTTTCTTTTTGTTGGTCCCAAAGATTCATTTGCACTAAAAAACCTTACAAGCATAAAAATCGTGCGATGTGAAAAATTGGAAATTGTCTTCTCCACTTCCATTTTAAGATGCCTATCACAATTGCTTTATCTAAGAATAGAAGAATGCAAAGAGTTGAAATATATCATTGAAGATGACATGCAGAATCAAAACTTGTTAAATTCCTTGTCCTCAAAGACATGCCTCCCAAAGCTAAAAACACTTGCTGTAGTGAAGTGTTACAAATTGAAATGTGTCTTTCCGGTCTCCATATGTAAAGAGCTTCCCGAGTTAAAGGCTCTGGTGATAACAGAAGCAGATGAGCTCGAGGAAATATTCAAAAGTGAATGTGACCAGAAAGTCCAAATTCCAAATCTAAATATTGTAGTATTTGACAAACTACCAAGCCTCTTCCAAACCGAAGGAATTCAATTTGAGGCGGCAAAAAATCGTTTTGTTCAAAATTGTCAAAACCTTTCTTTGACTTCAACATTAACTCCTTCTGTCATCTTTGACATTCAATATCGCCTAGGCACAGGTACACAACAtacccaatattttttttaaacaattacATGTTGGTTTTAATACATTATCATGCgatgtttataaaatataaacaattgaAGCATCTAGAGTAGAAATGTGCATGAATAAGTATTTTAAAATGTAAGAACATATAGAATTACCTATATCCTTATTAAGAGAAGGTATATAAAAGtggtcaaattttaattattagctAGGCATAAACAGATAAACAATTGTGTCCATGAGGTGCTAGCTCAGTGGTAAGAGTTTAGTTATGTAACCTCGAGGGACGGAGTTCAAATTGCCTTAGAAACAGTTGTGAAATGGCTTTTAGtgcaactttaattaataataattacctctttctttcattatttttttaaaagatatacAATTAATATATTGCACATCTAGTGAACATTTTGGTTTTGTTCTTAGGCTTGCTAGTTACTATCTAATGATGTTAATCTCTAATATTTTCCTATAGATTTTGAAACAATGAAAAATCTTTTGAATCCATTTCAACAATTACAACAAGAGTCCAAAGATCACGATCCTGGTGATGAAAATCTAAGTGCAGAAACCAATAAAGATAATTCTGTTGGGATTGAAGTTGAAACAGCATTAGGACACGAGTTGACTTCTTCACAGGtcaatatgaatatatttatttgagCTACCAACACCTGATTACAATAATGATGAAATTGTCTTTGAATCAAacatgctattttttttttttgcagataCAAATGAAACAAATACCGGAGGCACAACAtgaaattgttgaaaatgaTCCTGATGTAGAGATACCATCAGTAGCACTATTACCAATGAATTTAGAAGTAATTTGCAGGCCATGTCAAATTCCCTCGGATATTTCTCTCCATAATACTCTTTCAATAGTCTAAGGCCTTATATTAGTAATGGATGTTGTTAATTAATAGcttcatattattattactaatgAATTTGTTAATACTGCAGTTGGTGAATGAACAATCAATGAGTCAACAATATTTGACGAACCAACAACATCCACATGCAGAAATTGATACTGTTGTCATACCTTCTCGGGGAAATGATGTAataataagctaaaaaaaatagattttacaTCAAGTGCTTCTTAAAAATATACTACAGCTTATTTACATTTTCCTGCTACACAGTGTTTGAATGAAACAGAGGACCAACTTAATCATGAAGGTTATACACCAGTCAAAATTGTAGCTGCAACTATGTCTACTATTTCAGATGCAAGGAATGAGTTACCGATACAATTGGTTTCTCCTAAACAAAAGGCATCTACCCTATTTTGCTTGTTTTCTTTTATACTCTTTTCCgatgttggaattgaattattcTACCAACTAAAGCATCCTTTTATTCTACTAACTGTGTAGGAACAAGATGTTGACGTCGGAGAAACTATGGATACTGCTAAGACTAATGATGATCAAGGTGAAGACTCTTgggatcaattttttttttcttatgttaCATCATCacccttttttattttgaagttcAACTCTCTTCTCTCCCAACCTTTTGTCCAGTTTCTCCAAATGATGATGTTGTCATGAAAGTAAGCTCAATTATCGAGGAACATTTTTCTAAGGATGATGAGTTTAGAGTTTCAAAATCGAAGCCCTCTCCTAGCAATAATATTCCTTTGCCTCTTGCATTTCAGACTCCTTCAATGCCTTATGAAGGTATTTTCTTccttaattttacttttttatgattttgtagTTTTGGCACTTGAAGCCTTGATTAGTCTTTTGCTCATCACTATCAGTGAAAACTTCTCAAATAATGGAAGATTTTAGTTCTCCTTCTCTTGTCATGCGGGAGCTTGAGCAACTGGTCTCCAAGAAGCATTTGGATTATGAAAATTTGTCTTTGTTGACTGATTTTCTTGTTAAGCATCCTTCGGTTATTTTAAGGGACACTTCACTAAGTAACAGATACAAGGGTTATGCATACAACTGCCTAGCTGAGCTATTGAAATTCCTCCAAACACATAGTGTGTTGGATGTGCTAGGTTCATGCCACTTTGAATTTGTTGAGATATTACAGGATGTGCGCAGATTTGGTTTTGATAAGGATTGGTTGGATGGTGTCGAAAAGCGAGCTTTGTTTCCTGATTTGCAATTCTCTCAAGATGCATTGCTAACACTATTGGATTCCAAGAAACAGGTTACCAAGGATGTTGAAGTGATGCGTTCGAAGATAGACATTTTAACTCAACATGTTGAAGATCTTAAGCATCAAAAAATTCAGAATCACTTTACGATAAAATGACTCGTTTTATTATAAACTCTATAGTACACCTTGAACCTTAGCCAGGACATTTATCATCCTCAAATCACAACCAAAAAATTCAGAATCACTTTACGATAAAATGACtcgttttattcttttttttttcttcttcttttgaatCGCTCAAATGACATCCATTAAAACATGTTTTGCTGGTGGACGGTGATTTCATATGataattgaaagaaaatggATTGTGTTTTAGATAATTGAAAGAAATTGGATTGTGTTTTAGAGTTTTTAATTGGGAAAGTCGGTGATGATTTCATGTTTGGATCTGAGTGACGCAGTACAAAAGTATAAATGATTAACAAGCGATAATCTTATAACAAGAACAAAGGTGTGCAAGCTTCTGGAATCCGCCAGAAAGAGTAAATAATTTGGAATCtaccaaatttgaaaaaaatctctataatttttattaaataaaaaggttgtctgtaaaaaataaaaataacaaatctcctaaaaaatagtaaaagaaaataaatctagctaaaacataaaaataacaaatctatttACGAAatcttttacaagtaaaaggaatgttgagttgctcacaatcaagtattttgatgatgtgg
This portion of the Trifolium pratense cultivar HEN17-A07 linkage group LG3, ARS_RC_1.1, whole genome shotgun sequence genome encodes:
- the LOC123918448 gene encoding uncharacterized protein LOC123918448 isoform X2 — protein: MAGCLTDLAKTYVEKLINGAIAETRPVFCFTCIANEFEEEKVRLEAERITLEQRAKVAAGRDKDIQANVCFWEKEVDKIIQEDIKTKKTCFFGLCPDCIWRYKRGKELANKMEEIKRLTEKGEKLENIELPRRLPDVERYSSEYYIAFKSRESKYKELLDALKDDNNYIIGLQGMGGTGKTTLAKEVGKELKQSEQFSHVIDTTVSFNPDIKKIQDDIAGPLGLKWEDCNDSDRPKKLWSRLINGEKILLIMDDVWDRDIPLDFDQIGIPKRDNHKGCRILITTRSKRIFNKMDCDKNIELELLSEEESWTMFKRYAGISDSSSKNLISKGRKIANECKRLPVAIAVIASSLKGQQLRKHEWDVTLKSLKKHVSMHGVDDYLVGIYKCLKISYDYMKDEKAKGLFLLSSVFPEDKEISIGVLTRLGIGTGLLGEDYGSYDDARNQVVVAKNKLIDSCLLVEVGERLVKMHDLVRDAAQWIANKEIRGVNLSNKDQKSSVEREKNIKYLFCEGKDMDFFSCKYDGSKLETLIVNMDRDEDHKCTEVPISFFENIVKLRVLYFSANGKQPLSLPHSIQSLANIRSMLIEQVDLGDISVLGNLQSLETLDLIKCTIIELPHKITKLGKFKLLTLAGCEIRRNNPFEVIERCSALEELYFLDSFNSFCLEITLPELQIYRVCKEWHVMNYSLSKYVSFCSGDDAYFFSKETFKYCMQTAEVLQLDGIKEGWKNLMPEIVPIDLGMNDLVELRLRCISQLQCLIDTIGSQVPKVLLKLVVLELNRMENLKELFNGSLSFDSLKNLEKLLIKDCQNFQSLFNCKLNLCNLKTVTLQKCPMLVSLFPLSTFRNLVLLEKLHIVDCEGLKNIIKDERREEESIEEINESDNDNKSYGSMFPKLKVLHIEGCHRLESVLPILSCQDLQVLESIRIIRCDELKYIFGKYQHVQLGSLKQIQLCQLPNFKDIFPKYSHSISSLLNEPSSTSRDGFKAQIQLEPIKCNIFSWSCVCCHGHATKYRHKLGSVSTTRIPLAYEDQLQDNSTTSVSHSRCLQIWERVQCLPVQPHIMCNIKEITLSHFLKIKSVFTLSIAPRMLVETLSIRNCHELKHILVDIGDHDSGGNNWGDVFPKLKSVYVEDCMQLEYIVGQYSENHQNHTEIHLHLPALQCLNLCNLPSLVAMCPKQYCTTFPPLKELELKKCYQIAIKSIGEFIIHSISESLDNINMKELTGSVEHFSALESLMVYNSKAENIFCLNEIDGQQINLRLQRIGLYDLHDMMFLFVGPKDSFALKNLTSIKIVRCEKLEIVFSTSILRCLSQLLYLRIEECKELKYIIEDDMQNQNLLNSLSSKTCLPKLKTLAVVKCYKLKCVFPVSICKELPELKALVITEADELEEIFKSECDQKVQIPNLNIVVFDKLPSLFQTEGIQFEAAKNRFVQNCQNLSLTSTLTPSVIFDIQYRLGTDFETMKNLLNPFQQLQQESKDHDPGDENLSAETNKDNSVGIEVETALGHELTSSQIQMKQIPEAQHEIVENDPDVEIPSVALLPMNLELVNEQSMSQQYLTNQQHPHAEIDTVVIPSRGNDCLNETEDQLNHEGYTPVKIVAATMSTISDARNELPIQLVSPKQKEQDVDVGETMDTAKTNDDQVSPNDDVVMKVSSIIEEHFSKDDEFRVSKSKPSPSNNIPLPLAFQTPSMPYEVKTSQIMEDFSSPSLVMRELEQLVSKKHLDYENLSLLTDFLVKHPSVILRDTSLSNRYKGYAYNCLAELLKFLQTHSVLDVLGSCHFEFVEILQDVRRFGFDKDWLDGVEKRALFPDLQFSQDALLTLLDSKKQVTKDVEVMRSKIDILTQHVEDLKHQLTSSEAILESIIQQEAQVLESKAALSAPLGY